One window of Thermococcus sp. Bubb.Bath genomic DNA carries:
- a CDS encoding ABC transporter ATP-binding protein: MVSVTLRGINLSREGFTLSIPELEVKDGELLTLLGPSGCGKTTTLRIIAGFEKVEGDVFFGNEDVSEKEPYERNIGIVFQDYALFPHMTVFDNIAFGLRLRHLPQPEIEKQVREALELVGLSGFEKRYPEQLSGGQQQRVALARALVIEPSVLLLDEPLSNLDAKIRERLRGEIRRIQRETGTTTIYVTHDQEEAMAISDRIGVMKDGRILQVGEPLELYYHPDNEFVAKFLGTANILELEAKGGKACLGSLCFDAPSEGRVKVFFRPESVLLTEGTSAEVLNWELLPGRMRLLLEIEGRTITAERPLPELPFSPRKVPKKIGINVVGYSILSQ; the protein is encoded by the coding sequence ATGGTGAGCGTAACCCTGCGCGGAATAAATCTCTCAAGGGAAGGCTTCACACTCAGTATTCCAGAACTTGAGGTGAAGGACGGTGAGCTTCTTACCCTGCTCGGGCCGAGCGGCTGCGGGAAGACCACAACGCTGAGAATCATAGCTGGGTTTGAGAAGGTAGAGGGGGACGTATTCTTCGGTAATGAAGATGTCAGTGAAAAGGAACCCTACGAGAGGAACATCGGGATAGTCTTCCAGGACTATGCACTCTTCCCCCATATGACGGTTTTCGACAACATCGCCTTCGGGCTGAGGCTGAGACACCTTCCCCAACCAGAAATCGAGAAGCAAGTTAGAGAGGCGCTTGAACTCGTGGGTTTGAGTGGCTTTGAAAAGCGTTACCCGGAGCAGCTCTCAGGGGGACAGCAGCAGAGGGTTGCGCTGGCTAGGGCACTGGTTATTGAACCGAGCGTTCTCCTTCTGGATGAGCCCCTTAGCAATCTTGATGCTAAGATAAGGGAGAGGCTTAGGGGTGAGATAAGGAGGATACAGCGCGAGACCGGGACAACGACGATATATGTCACCCACGACCAGGAGGAGGCTATGGCCATAAGTGACAGGATAGGCGTGATGAAGGACGGGAGGATACTTCAGGTCGGGGAACCTCTGGAGCTCTACTATCATCCGGATAACGAGTTCGTGGCTAAGTTCCTCGGAACGGCCAACATCCTTGAGCTGGAAGCGAAGGGGGGGAAGGCATGCCTTGGAAGCCTCTGCTTTGATGCTCCCTCCGAAGGTAGGGTAAAGGTGTTCTTCAGGCCAGAGAGCGTCCTCCTCACTGAGGGCACCAGCGCGGAGGTGCTGAACTGGGAGCTCCTCCCGGGGAGGATGAGGTTGCTCCTAGAAATCGAGGGAAGAACCATCACAGCGGAGAGGCCACTTCCTGAGCTTCCGTTCAGTCCGAGAAAAGTTCCAAAAAAGATAGGGATAAATGTGGTAGGCTACTCTATACTCAGCCAGTGA
- a CDS encoding thiamine ABC transporter substrate binding subunit: protein MKKILAISVLILLVVAAGCLGSGSNSSTLNSNTLKTNTSNSGTSSTTGTQTLVVYSYTSFASVAKATIPKFEKKYGVKVQLVTMGDAGEVLNRLILEKDNPQADVVVGIDNSYLQKALDAGILEPYKPENADVIPKWIVKDFDPTFHLTPYDYGAIAIVYKKNEISNPPKTFEDLTKPEWKGKLIVEDPRTSSTGMAFLLWTIKMYGDRWPYYWEKLKENDVRIVDSWDAGWEMWDKSKGMLFVSYATDPAYASYYANNSEPNIGAILLNGTAYIQIEGAGIVKGAKHPELAKKFIEWLLTPDFQNEVPTHQWMYPVNPNAKLPEAYKYAAKVENPVTLKPSEIASKYQTWLKQWVALMVQGKSPEEVMNITG from the coding sequence ATGAAGAAAATCCTGGCCATATCCGTGCTCATCCTGCTGGTTGTGGCGGCAGGATGCTTGGGTTCGGGATCAAACTCCAGCACATTAAACTCGAATACATTGAAAACCAACACATCAAACTCCGGCACATCGAGTACAACGGGGACACAGACCCTCGTGGTCTATTCATACACGAGCTTTGCCAGTGTAGCAAAAGCCACGATACCCAAGTTCGAGAAGAAGTACGGGGTTAAGGTCCAGCTGGTGACAATGGGAGACGCTGGGGAGGTTCTCAACAGGCTCATCCTCGAGAAGGACAACCCGCAGGCGGACGTTGTAGTGGGCATAGACAACAGCTATCTCCAGAAGGCCCTCGATGCTGGAATCCTTGAGCCGTACAAGCCAGAGAACGCGGATGTTATTCCAAAATGGATTGTGAAAGACTTCGACCCAACTTTCCACCTCACACCGTACGATTATGGTGCGATAGCCATAGTATACAAGAAGAACGAGATCAGCAACCCACCGAAGACGTTTGAAGACCTCACGAAGCCGGAGTGGAAGGGCAAGCTCATAGTTGAGGACCCCAGGACCAGCTCCACAGGGATGGCGTTCCTACTATGGACAATAAAGATGTACGGGGACAGATGGCCCTACTACTGGGAGAAACTCAAGGAAAACGACGTTAGGATAGTGGACAGCTGGGACGCGGGATGGGAGATGTGGGACAAAAGTAAGGGTATGCTCTTCGTGAGCTACGCCACAGACCCAGCGTATGCTTCTTACTACGCCAACAACAGCGAACCCAACATAGGCGCCATCCTTCTGAACGGAACCGCGTACATTCAGATAGAGGGAGCGGGTATAGTCAAAGGGGCTAAACATCCGGAGCTAGCCAAGAAGTTCATCGAATGGCTCCTCACACCGGACTTCCAGAATGAGGTGCCAACTCATCAGTGGATGTACCCGGTCAACCCCAACGCAAAGCTCCCGGAGGCATACAAGTACGCGGCCAAAGTGGAGAACCCAGTTACCCTTAAGCCCTCTGAAATAGCCAGCAAATACCAAACCTGGCTCAAGCAGTGGGTTGCACTAATGGTGCAGGGCAAGAGCCCGGAGGAAGTCATGAACATCACTGGCTGA
- a CDS encoding sodium-dependent transporter, which translates to MEQRDQWASKIGLILAMAGNAVGLGNFVRFPTQVAQNGGGAFMVPYFIALFFLGIPVMWVEWVAGRYGGKYGHGTLGPTYYLMSRESVKPRTALWFGVFAGMLAFALTVLLNSYYLHLIGWSAAYTYFSAAGSYFGHNSGTFFNNYLSNHGEVFLFWGITVVLLAIAVGQGVSKGIERWVKVMMPLLYIFAILMVGYVFVLGSPIDPNWSTIDGFKFIWTPNWSYLGAHLWSVMLAATGQIFFTLSLGMGIIQNYASYLGPKDDVALSGLATVSLNEFAEVILGGSLAIPIATAYAPNIVPADVLAKGKSAALAWIGHNFGLGFSYTSLPNAFVSMGGIAGRTFGALWFLLLWFAGFTSAIAMYNYLVALLEEDLHIKRSMGTWVVLVLYFIMGLPVIYISGYMNQLDSWVSFQLTLLALVDIIVAVYLFKPDNFWKELHEGSWMTVPGWYKPIILYIAPILLLLPLIGTFKSFVTGRIGVAPWTAIITMFIIGAIESYYAIKKKYGEELEKNEVIIKV; encoded by the coding sequence TTGGAGCAAAGGGATCAATGGGCAAGTAAAATTGGATTGATTCTGGCAATGGCCGGAAACGCAGTCGGCCTTGGTAACTTCGTCCGATTCCCAACGCAGGTCGCCCAGAACGGTGGCGGCGCCTTCATGGTGCCGTACTTCATAGCACTGTTCTTCCTTGGTATTCCAGTGATGTGGGTCGAGTGGGTCGCCGGTCGCTATGGTGGGAAGTATGGTCACGGTACACTCGGTCCAACGTACTACCTGATGTCCAGGGAGAGCGTCAAGCCGAGAACCGCCCTGTGGTTCGGTGTCTTTGCAGGAATGCTGGCGTTTGCACTGACGGTTCTCCTGAACAGCTACTACTTGCACCTCATCGGATGGTCGGCGGCATACACGTACTTCAGCGCCGCGGGCTCATATTTTGGGCACAACAGCGGTACGTTCTTCAACAACTACCTGAGCAACCACGGTGAAGTGTTCCTGTTCTGGGGTATCACAGTGGTCCTACTAGCTATAGCAGTTGGTCAGGGTGTCAGTAAGGGTATCGAGCGCTGGGTCAAGGTAATGATGCCGCTCCTCTACATCTTCGCCATCCTTATGGTGGGCTACGTCTTCGTCCTTGGCTCACCGATCGACCCCAACTGGAGCACCATAGACGGCTTTAAGTTCATCTGGACTCCGAACTGGAGCTACCTAGGTGCCCACCTATGGAGCGTCATGCTCGCGGCAACGGGGCAGATATTCTTCACGCTCTCGCTCGGTATGGGTATCATCCAGAACTACGCCAGCTACCTAGGTCCGAAGGATGATGTTGCCCTCAGCGGTCTCGCAACCGTTTCACTCAACGAGTTCGCTGAGGTCATCCTTGGAGGTTCACTGGCCATACCCATTGCTACTGCCTACGCTCCTAATATTGTCCCGGCCGATGTACTTGCGAAGGGTAAGAGCGCCGCACTTGCATGGATCGGTCACAACTTCGGACTCGGTTTCTCGTACACGAGTCTGCCAAACGCCTTCGTTAGTATGGGGGGCATCGCCGGCAGGACCTTTGGTGCACTCTGGTTCCTCCTGCTCTGGTTCGCGGGATTCACATCCGCAATAGCCATGTACAACTACCTCGTGGCCCTTCTTGAAGAAGACCTCCACATCAAGAGATCGATGGGAACCTGGGTTGTCTTGGTACTATACTTCATCATGGGACTGCCAGTTATATACATCAGCGGCTACATGAACCAGCTTGACTCGTGGGTTAGCTTCCAGCTCACGCTGCTGGCCCTCGTTGACATCATAGTTGCAGTGTACCTCTTCAAGCCCGACAACTTCTGGAAGGAGCTCCACGAAGGTTCTTGGATGACGGTTCCGGGATGGTACAAGCCGATTATCCTTTACATCGCGCCAATACTCCTCCTCCTACCACTGATTGGAACCTTCAAGAGCTTCGTTACTGGAAGGATAGGAGTCGCACCGTGGACTGCGATAATAACAATGTTCATCATTGGTGCAATCGAGAGCTACTATGCCATCAAGAAGAAGTACGGCGAAGAGCTGGAGAAGAACGAGGTAATCATCAAGGTCTGA
- a CDS encoding alpha-glucosidase, whose protein sequence is MKSKEVLLETAEVLESALDRIDRLKVLSQKEKETVKRRIGNAASNFRKVAEEAEKENEELAEFFFKKAKEFKLNSTDKRIEEMGKRKYIKLAGRIELYSLSAEYDFKPEKIKELKKEYRKYLFGMTSFFVLTGVYLNQFLAITALILAIPIILSMLSLQRRGYLGLLLAYSAIPIPVIVGAMALSYGMRSLNDPAKIAKIAQNLSKSTAFAKGYLIVLILLAAVELYLVLSSSVGLYRHRHAFL, encoded by the coding sequence GTGAAGAGTAAGGAAGTTCTTCTTGAGACAGCCGAGGTTCTGGAGTCAGCTCTGGATAGAATCGATAGACTAAAGGTCCTCTCTCAGAAGGAGAAAGAAACCGTCAAAAGAAGAATAGGAAATGCGGCTTCGAACTTTAGGAAGGTGGCAGAAGAGGCAGAGAAGGAAAACGAGGAGCTCGCCGAGTTCTTCTTCAAGAAGGCGAAGGAGTTCAAACTGAACAGCACCGATAAGAGAATCGAGGAGATGGGAAAGCGGAAGTACATAAAGCTGGCGGGCAGGATAGAGCTCTACTCCCTCTCCGCGGAGTACGACTTTAAGCCGGAGAAGATCAAAGAGCTCAAAAAGGAGTACAGGAAGTATCTGTTCGGGATGACGTCGTTCTTCGTCCTGACAGGGGTCTATCTAAACCAGTTTCTGGCGATAACTGCCCTGATCCTGGCGATACCCATAATCCTCTCAATGCTCTCCCTTCAGCGGAGGGGGTACCTGGGCCTTCTCCTCGCGTATTCAGCCATTCCGATACCTGTGATAGTAGGGGCTATGGCGCTGAGCTACGGGATGAGAAGCCTAAACGACCCCGCGAAGATAGCGAAAATAGCCCAGAATCTCAGCAAGAGCACGGCCTTCGCGAAGGGTTACCTTATCGTCCTAATACTGCTGGCGGCCGTCGAGCTCTACCTGGTGCTGAGTTCCTCAGTGGGCCTCTACAGGCACAGACACGCTTTCCTTTAG
- a CDS encoding P-II family nitrogen regulator, whose product MKMIEAVLRPEDFETIKKALKSAGYVSLTAHPVRGRGVQGGIPPYDLLPKMKIEIVVPDKDVESVIETIVRHAKRGIPGDGKIFILPVYNAVRIRTGERGEEALR is encoded by the coding sequence ATGAAAATGATTGAGGCAGTCCTCCGGCCAGAGGATTTTGAGACAATTAAGAAAGCACTAAAGAGCGCTGGCTACGTTTCTCTAACGGCCCACCCAGTTCGAGGGAGGGGCGTTCAGGGCGGAATTCCACCCTACGATCTCCTGCCGAAGATGAAGATTGAGATAGTTGTCCCTGACAAGGACGTTGAGAGTGTCATCGAAACCATCGTGAGACACGCGAAGAGAGGTATCCCCGGCGATGGAAAGATATTCATCCTACCGGTTTACAACGCCGTGAGAATAAGGACAGGGGAGAGGGGAGAAGAAGCCCTCCGCTAA
- a CDS encoding 1,4-alpha-glucan branching protein — MKGYLTFVLHTHIPYVRKHGKWPFGEEWVFEAISETYIPLLMEFERLRDSGVRFGIVINMTPVLAEQLTDEYMKRGFEEYMERKLKAMGEDLKSGKYDEKAVSYMLNYFRKVHDYWKAINGDIIGKLRELQDQGYIEIITSAATHGYLPLLGRDEAIRAQIANGVATYEKHFGRKPRGIWLPECAYRATGEWELPGGRKVKRGGIERFLEEFGLKYFFVESRLIDEGPASKVYGEVLLADTEKTTLRPYWIKGSSVVVFARNRETGHQVWSAHYGYPGDFYYREFHKKAPESGGQYWRITSKDADIGEKEFYDPEVAMERVEEHARHFASLVERLLREHEAKFGEKGIIVSPYDTELFGHWWFEGVKWLGRVLELLYQRGVATPTLSRFLEDYSGEKHEIKLPEGSWGANADHSTWWNEETEWTWPHIYRAEDRMVAIASRFHGGDELTSRAIEQLARELLILEASDWQFLITTGQAKEYAKRRVLTHSRDFHRLANELVKYLKTRKFDVKLLEELEERDNPFRPVLVEPYVSENPPELEEYVEPPKVLPEKREDSKAEPKVLTEKATSVAMIVKKAKPAREEPRERKKKKTVEASKKQKRKPSKSKKPTKNASASKQAKAGKTTLAEESSDLLSIKGIGPKTLKKLQTAGITSIEDLKKANPDEVAKKAGISPKILRKFIAQIK; from the coding sequence ATGAAAGGATACCTCACTTTCGTTCTTCACACGCACATTCCCTACGTAAGGAAGCACGGAAAGTGGCCCTTCGGGGAGGAATGGGTCTTCGAAGCCATAAGCGAGACATACATCCCGCTACTCATGGAGTTCGAGAGGCTCAGGGACTCAGGGGTAAGGTTCGGCATAGTGATAAACATGACCCCTGTTCTGGCGGAGCAGCTAACGGACGAGTACATGAAACGGGGATTCGAGGAGTACATGGAGAGAAAGCTGAAGGCGATGGGAGAAGACCTGAAGTCGGGGAAGTACGACGAGAAGGCCGTCTCATACATGCTGAACTACTTCAGGAAAGTCCACGACTACTGGAAGGCGATAAACGGGGATATAATCGGAAAGCTCAGGGAGCTTCAGGACCAGGGATACATCGAGATTATCACCTCGGCGGCCACCCACGGCTACCTTCCGCTCCTTGGAAGGGACGAGGCAATAAGGGCGCAGATAGCGAACGGCGTTGCAACCTACGAGAAGCACTTCGGAAGAAAACCTAGAGGGATATGGCTCCCGGAGTGTGCATACAGGGCCACCGGCGAGTGGGAGCTTCCGGGCGGGAGAAAGGTAAAGAGGGGGGGAATAGAGCGCTTTTTGGAAGAGTTCGGACTGAAGTACTTCTTCGTCGAGAGCAGACTTATCGACGAGGGGCCGGCTAGCAAGGTCTACGGAGAGGTTCTCCTGGCTGATACTGAAAAAACGACCCTGAGGCCCTACTGGATAAAAGGTTCCAGCGTGGTAGTCTTCGCCCGCAACAGGGAGACGGGCCACCAGGTCTGGAGCGCACACTACGGTTACCCCGGTGACTTCTACTACCGTGAGTTCCACAAGAAAGCACCGGAGAGCGGCGGCCAGTACTGGAGGATAACGAGCAAGGATGCTGACATAGGCGAGAAGGAGTTCTACGACCCAGAGGTGGCTATGGAGCGCGTGGAGGAGCACGCCAGGCACTTCGCCTCGCTCGTTGAGAGACTGCTGAGGGAGCATGAGGCAAAGTTCGGCGAGAAAGGCATCATCGTGTCCCCATACGACACAGAGCTCTTCGGCCACTGGTGGTTTGAGGGTGTGAAGTGGCTTGGCAGGGTCCTTGAGCTGCTCTACCAGAGGGGGGTAGCGACGCCGACGCTTTCGAGGTTCCTCGAGGACTACTCAGGAGAGAAGCACGAGATAAAGCTCCCAGAGGGTTCATGGGGAGCTAACGCAGACCACTCGACATGGTGGAACGAGGAAACCGAGTGGACATGGCCACACATCTACCGCGCAGAGGACAGGATGGTGGCGATAGCGAGCCGCTTCCATGGAGGGGATGAGCTAACCAGCAGGGCGATAGAGCAGCTGGCGAGGGAGCTTCTAATACTTGAGGCGAGCGACTGGCAGTTCCTCATAACGACGGGGCAGGCAAAGGAGTATGCCAAGAGAAGGGTCTTAACCCACAGCAGGGACTTCCACAGGTTGGCCAACGAGCTGGTAAAATACCTCAAGACCCGCAAGTTCGACGTTAAGCTCCTCGAAGAGTTGGAAGAGCGCGACAATCCATTCAGACCCGTCCTCGTTGAACCGTACGTTAGCGAGAATCCGCCAGAGCTTGAGGAGTACGTTGAGCCTCCGAAGGTTCTGCCAGAGAAGAGAGAGGATAGCAAAGCGGAGCCCAAAGTTCTCACGGAGAAGGCAACTTCCGTGGCTATGATAGTGAAGAAGGCCAAGCCCGCCAGGGAGGAACCCAGGGAGAGAAAGAAAAAGAAGACCGTTGAAGCTTCAAAGAAACAGAAAAGAAAGCCCTCAAAGTCAAAGAAGCCAACCAAAAATGCAAGTGCCTCAAAACAGGCCAAAGCAGGCAAGACGACCCTAGCAGAGGAATCTTCCGACCTACTCTCCATTAAGGGTATCGGTCCCAAGACCCTCAAAAAGCTCCAGACAGCAGGGATCACCAGCATCGAAGACCTGAAGAAGGCAAACCCTGATGAAGTTGCCAAAAAGGCTGGCATATCGCCAAAGATACTCAGAAAGTTCATTGCACAGATTAAGTGA
- the rqcH gene encoding ribosome rescue protein RqcH has product MKEGMSSVDIRYIVRELQWLVGSRVDKVYHDGNEIRFKLRTKEGRADLILEAGKRLHITSYIKEAPKQPSSFTMLLRKHLGGGFIDAIEQHQFDRIVKIRIGDYTLIGELFRRGNVILVDSESKIVAALRYEEYKDRRIMPKADYRYPPARENPLEVTSERFLELMREEEGLELVRTLARKLNMGGMYAEEISIRAGFEKTTPVRELSDDDLMKVYDAMMRTFNDEPKPNIVFKDGAMHDVVPIELKIYEGLEKKYFNTFSEALDEYFGKITIEKARFEQTKRLEGKKRQLLMTLKKQEEMLRGFKEGAKANQEIGDLIYANFSLVERLLEEFRKATETLGWDEFKERIEKGKKAGTKAALMVRGTDPKEKTVTIELDGKKVKLYLNRSIGENAELYYEKAKKFRHKYEGALKAYEDTKRKLIEVEKLIEEEIKKELNVKRIERRKKKWFEKFRWFISSEGFLVLAGKDASTNEMLIKRHMDENDLYCHADVYGAPHVVIKDGGKAGEKTILEACQFAVSMSKAWSRGVYSEDAYWAYPNQVTKQTPSGEYLGKGAFMVYGKRNWMHGLPLKLAVGVVNYEGEDYVLCAPVDAIKAHTDRYIVIRPGSMRKGELVKRIKVLFKKWGYELREEDLNAILPPGRGEVVEVVGGE; this is encoded by the coding sequence ATGAAGGAAGGGATGAGTTCCGTTGACATACGTTACATAGTCAGGGAGCTCCAGTGGCTCGTTGGCTCTCGAGTTGATAAAGTCTATCATGACGGCAACGAGATAAGATTCAAGTTGAGGACTAAAGAGGGAAGGGCCGACCTCATTCTGGAGGCTGGGAAGAGGCTCCACATTACGAGCTACATCAAGGAGGCGCCGAAACAGCCCTCAAGCTTCACGATGCTTCTAAGGAAACACCTTGGCGGGGGCTTCATAGACGCCATCGAGCAGCATCAGTTCGACAGGATAGTCAAAATCCGGATTGGGGATTACACCCTCATCGGCGAGCTCTTTAGGAGGGGAAACGTAATCCTCGTCGATTCCGAAAGCAAAATTGTCGCTGCTCTCCGCTACGAGGAGTACAAGGACAGGAGGATAATGCCGAAGGCAGACTACCGGTATCCACCGGCCAGAGAGAACCCTCTGGAGGTAACATCAGAGCGCTTTCTGGAGCTGATGCGCGAGGAAGAAGGCCTTGAGCTCGTCCGCACCCTTGCCAGGAAGCTCAACATGGGTGGCATGTACGCCGAAGAAATCTCAATCCGCGCCGGCTTCGAGAAGACTACGCCCGTGAGGGAGCTCAGCGATGATGACCTGATGAAGGTTTACGATGCAATGATGAGAACATTCAACGACGAGCCGAAGCCCAACATAGTCTTCAAAGATGGGGCGATGCACGACGTCGTCCCGATAGAGCTGAAGATATACGAGGGGCTTGAGAAGAAGTATTTCAACACCTTCAGTGAGGCTCTCGACGAGTATTTTGGAAAGATAACCATCGAAAAGGCCCGGTTCGAGCAGACAAAGAGACTGGAGGGTAAGAAGAGACAGCTTCTCATGACGCTCAAAAAGCAGGAGGAGATGCTGAGGGGCTTCAAGGAGGGAGCAAAGGCCAACCAGGAGATAGGCGACCTCATCTACGCCAACTTCTCACTCGTGGAGCGCCTTCTGGAGGAGTTTAGAAAAGCTACCGAAACGCTCGGCTGGGACGAGTTCAAGGAACGTATAGAAAAGGGCAAGAAGGCAGGAACCAAAGCGGCGCTCATGGTTAGGGGAACCGACCCTAAGGAGAAGACGGTAACGATAGAACTCGATGGCAAGAAGGTGAAGCTCTACCTAAACAGGAGCATAGGCGAGAACGCCGAACTCTACTACGAGAAGGCCAAGAAGTTCCGCCACAAGTATGAAGGAGCCCTAAAGGCCTATGAGGACACTAAGAGGAAGCTCATCGAGGTGGAGAAGCTCATCGAGGAGGAGATAAAGAAGGAGCTCAACGTCAAGCGCATCGAGCGGAGAAAGAAGAAGTGGTTCGAGAAGTTCCGTTGGTTCATCTCGAGCGAGGGCTTCCTAGTTCTGGCCGGGAAGGACGCCAGTACGAACGAGATGCTCATTAAGAGGCACATGGACGAGAACGACCTCTACTGTCACGCCGACGTTTACGGGGCACCGCACGTCGTCATCAAAGATGGGGGGAAAGCGGGGGAGAAGACCATCCTCGAGGCCTGCCAGTTCGCGGTTTCCATGAGCAAGGCCTGGAGCAGGGGCGTTTACAGTGAGGACGCCTACTGGGCCTACCCCAACCAGGTCACCAAGCAGACGCCGAGCGGCGAATACCTCGGTAAGGGTGCCTTCATGGTGTACGGAAAGCGCAACTGGATGCATGGACTTCCACTCAAGCTCGCGGTGGGGGTGGTGAACTACGAAGGGGAGGACTATGTCCTCTGCGCCCCGGTGGACGCTATAAAGGCTCACACGGACAGGTACATTGTAATAAGGCCCGGCTCGATGAGGAAGGGTGAGCTGGTGAAGAGAATAAAAGTCCTGTTCAAAAAGTGGGGCTACGAGCTAAGGGAAGAGGACCTAAACGCTATCCTTCCACCTGGAAGGGGGGAGGTGGTGGAAGTTGTGGGAGGTGAGTGA
- a CDS encoding pantoate kinase, which translates to MLVRAFVPAHITAFFIPVFHGEPLKAGSLGAGINLSKGTTVFASIETGTLGRHIHAAFNGEPVKREGAEITYYVAEKLVPQDFIGEVEIWQYFDFPNGYGFGNSAGGALGTALALSYAFGGTWLKAAQLAHEAEVKYRGGLGDVIGQLAGGIEMRIKPGAPGVGVTDNLFFEDYKVLVVPLGRLSTKEVLDSDVVSAIEVEGRNALDALLGDPRPERMMVLARDFAEKTGLLSGELLEMARELDKVLENPSSMIMLGKGLFTIVRGDEVEKAKDLLADIGLPYDVAEIHQEKPKVGRWVG; encoded by the coding sequence ATGCTGGTCAGGGCCTTCGTTCCAGCGCACATAACGGCGTTCTTCATTCCGGTCTTCCACGGTGAGCCCCTTAAAGCGGGCTCCCTCGGCGCGGGGATAAACCTCTCAAAGGGCACCACTGTCTTCGCGAGCATTGAAACTGGAACGCTTGGGAGGCACATACACGCTGCTTTCAACGGGGAGCCCGTGAAGAGAGAAGGTGCCGAGATAACATACTACGTCGCTGAAAAGCTTGTTCCGCAGGACTTCATTGGAGAGGTTGAAATCTGGCAGTACTTCGACTTTCCGAACGGCTACGGCTTCGGAAACAGCGCCGGCGGTGCCCTCGGAACTGCGTTAGCTTTGAGCTACGCCTTTGGAGGGACCTGGCTCAAGGCCGCTCAGCTCGCCCACGAGGCCGAGGTGAAATACAGAGGTGGCCTCGGCGATGTGATAGGCCAGCTCGCTGGGGGAATCGAGATGAGGATAAAGCCAGGCGCCCCTGGCGTGGGCGTTACCGATAACCTCTTCTTTGAGGACTACAAAGTCTTGGTTGTTCCACTCGGTAGACTCTCCACGAAGGAAGTCTTAGATAGCGATGTGGTGAGTGCCATCGAAGTTGAGGGGAGAAACGCCCTCGATGCCCTCCTCGGAGACCCCAGGCCGGAGAGGATGATGGTTCTGGCCAGGGACTTCGCTGAAAAGACGGGCCTCCTGTCGGGGGAACTCCTTGAGATGGCAAGGGAGCTTGATAAAGTCCTGGAGAACCCGAGCTCAATGATAATGCTCGGGAAGGGCCTCTTCACCATCGTCCGCGGAGATGAAGTTGAGAAGGCAAAGGATCTGCTGGCCGACATAGGGCTGCCCTACGACGTTGCGGAGATACACCAAGAGAAGCCCAAGGTCGGGCGGTGGGTTGGTTAG
- a CDS encoding nucleotidyltransferase domain-containing protein, translating to MNPRKAAVDEFLQRLKDKFYNRIDGIYLFGSYVRGNYDEESDIDILIVGELTLDGVMDDVFEVLLKYGVLLNVIVELPGQFEKWKESSFHKAIFSEGIRVY from the coding sequence ATGAATCCAAGAAAGGCGGCGGTTGATGAGTTCCTCCAACGCTTGAAGGATAAATTCTACAATAGAATCGATGGAATCTATCTGTTCGGCTCTTACGTCAGGGGGAACTACGACGAGGAAAGCGATATTGATATCCTAATAGTCGGTGAGCTCACCCTTGATGGGGTTATGGACGATGTTTTCGAAGTCCTGCTGAAATACGGTGTCCTCCTCAATGTCATAGTGGAACTGCCCGGGCAGTTTGAAAAATGGAAGGAAAGCTCTTTCCACAAGGCGATTTTCAGTGAGGGCATCAGGGTGTACTAA
- a CDS encoding HEPN domain-containing protein — protein MMEEILRELEVAEEELSSAFILFDYGKYRDTISRAYYAVFHAARAFLLIKGLSPRKHSGVVSLFGKEAVLKGTVEDEYGKILTKAFQMRTLADYNVLYAPSREEAEAVPEDAERFVEKLREVIEHESKKGGG, from the coding sequence ATGATGGAGGAGATACTCCGAGAACTCGAAGTTGCAGAGGAGGAACTCTCATCAGCGTTCATACTTTTTGATTATGGTAAATACAGGGACACCATAAGCAGGGCGTATTACGCGGTATTCCATGCCGCAAGGGCTTTTCTGCTCATTAAGGGCCTCTCACCGCGCAAACATTCGGGCGTTGTTTCACTGTTCGGGAAGGAAGCAGTGCTAAAGGGCACAGTTGAAGATGAATATGGCAAAATCTTGACAAAAGCTTTCCAGATGCGAACACTAGCGGATTACAACGTCCTCTACGCTCCCAGTCGGGAGGAAGCGGAGGCCGTTCCTGAGGACGCAGAGAGGTTCGTTGAGAAGCTCCGAGAGGTGATTGAACATGAATCCAAGAAAGGCGGCGGTTGA